A region from the Actinomycetota bacterium genome encodes:
- a CDS encoding DUF4395 domain-containing protein: MSETVPRRQQQEIDVRGPRCSAAITMTVLALALIIRGPVGMALVAWQTVVFAVGAIAGLRWSPYGNLFRIVKRRLDLGPPPETEPEGPPRFAQASGLVFTLAALAAFAVGAQTLGWVLTGVVLALSALLALTGICVGCELYVVGQRLRSRRA, from the coding sequence ATGAGTGAGACTGTTCCCCGCCGTCAGCAGCAGGAGATCGACGTCCGCGGTCCCCGCTGCTCGGCGGCGATCACGATGACGGTGCTGGCGTTGGCCTTGATCATCCGGGGGCCGGTCGGGATGGCGCTGGTCGCCTGGCAGACCGTGGTGTTCGCCGTCGGCGCGATCGCGGGGCTGCGGTGGTCGCCGTACGGCAACCTGTTCCGGATCGTCAAGCGTCGCCTCGACCTGGGACCGCCCCCGGAGACCGAGCCGGAGGGCCCGCCCCGCTTCGCGCAGGCCAGTGGCCTGGTGTTCACGCTGGCAGCGCTGGCGGCGTTCGCCGTTGGGGCTCAGACGCTCGGGTGGGTCCTGACCGGCGTGGTCCTGGCGCTGTCGGCGCTGCTGGCGCTGACGGGGATCTGCGTGGGGTGCGAGCTGTACGTCGTCGGCCAGCGGCTGCGGTCGCGGCGAGCCTGA
- a CDS encoding thioredoxin family protein, whose protein sequence is MEDLVVRLAVVVAVVGAVALVGAWWRRREGQVRRPAGAGFSRAELHEVGLDDESVAVRGLLLTSPTCAPCRTVKRVLTEVGDARPGFAWVAVDVAHHLDLARRHHVLRVPTLFLVDADGRVLARTSGVPAVRDIARVVDQPAGDDARGALA, encoded by the coding sequence GTGGAGGATCTGGTGGTGCGCCTGGCGGTGGTCGTCGCCGTCGTCGGTGCCGTGGCACTGGTCGGAGCGTGGTGGCGGCGCCGCGAAGGCCAGGTCCGCCGCCCCGCCGGGGCCGGCTTCTCGCGCGCGGAGCTGCACGAGGTCGGGCTGGACGACGAGAGCGTCGCGGTGCGCGGGTTGCTGTTGACGTCGCCGACCTGTGCGCCGTGCCGCACGGTCAAGCGCGTCCTGACCGAGGTGGGCGACGCCCGCCCGGGGTTCGCCTGGGTGGCGGTCGACGTCGCCCACCATCTGGACCTCGCCCGCCGCCACCACGTCCTGCGGGTCCCGACCCTGTTCCTGGTCGACGCCGACGGCCGCGTGCTGGCCAGGACCAGTGGCGTCCCCGCGGTCCGCGACATCGCACGGGTCGTTGACCAGCCTGCCGGCGATGACGCCCGGGGCGCGCTGGCCTGA